The DNA sequence TTCCATTGAATTTAGGAGTTCATTTTAGAAACCCTACTGCCTCTTTCTATCCAGTAGCCGTATTTCTCATCTTTCCCACCCCCAATTTcatcattttctctcctttttcatCAAATTCATTCATGTGATCATCATTCTTTTTCAAGTAAGTTTAATTTTAAAGCTTTCATATATTTTTATGTTCATTAAATTCTATATGTGATTATTATTAATGTCTTGATTTCTTCAATTATTTATGTGTTTATGTAATGATTTGAGTAACTTGAATTTGTTGCTAAAATTAACTTGGTTGTTGTTTATTAGGCTTAGAATATTTGGATAATTAGTAAAATAAGTTTATAATTTTGAGTTGTTAGTTGTTATTTACTTTTTTATGTCTAGCAATGCATTCACCTAATATCAATGTGTGGTTATTTATAGATGGAATCCGATCATAGTTGGATAGGTCGTAGTCGATTTAATGAAGTAAAATACATAACGGAAGAATATAAAGTTGGTCTGGATAATTTCATTAAATTTGCTATTGAGCATCTTGAAGAAGAAGATAATGGCCTTATAAGATGTCCGTGCAAAGATTGTCGTAATATATACTACAAGCAACCTAGTACCGTGAAAATACATTTATATCGACATGGTATCATGCAATGGTATATTAGATGGGATTGTCACGGGGAGAAAGAAATGTCATGGAACGAGGCCGGAACAAGTTATATTAACACGGGCTGCAAAGATGATGATATGCATGATGCACATGATGATGCCTTCGAAGATTGTGAGGATTTTGAGGAAGAACCGAATGAAATAGCAAAACAATTTTACAAGATGGTGAATACTACATCAGAACCAATTTATCCGGACAATGCCAATCTTACAACGCTGGAGTTTGTAATGAAGCTGCTTCATTGGAAAAACAAGCATAATTGTAGTAACAATGGTTTTGATGACTTGCTTCGCCTCATTGGATCAGTACTGCCTGATGATCATAAATTGCCTGCCGTGCGAAAGATGATTAAAGGATTGAATATGGAATATGAAAAGATTGATGCTTgtgagaatgattgtatgttattttaCAAGGAACATAGCAAAAAAACAAAGTGTGATATATACAAAGAAGACCGATACAAAGTGCAAAAAGATCATAAAAAACAAAAGATCCCTCGAAAAATCTTGCGTTACTTTCCTATTACCATGAGATTGCAGCATTTATTCATGGCGGAGAAGACTACAAAATGTATGAGATGGTACCATGATAGAATTGCAGTTGAAGGTGAATTAAGTCACCCAGCAGATGGAGATGAATGGAAACAATTTGATCGGAGATTTCAAAGATTTTCAAAAGAGATTTGGAATGTCAGACTCGGGCTCTCTACTGATGGATTTGACCCCTTTCGCGATAAGCACGCTAGGGAGTATACAGTATGGCCTGTGGTGGTTATTGTGTACAACCTTCCCCCATCTATGTGTACTAAGGCTCCATACATGTTTATGCCTCTTCTCATTCCTGGACCGACGGATCCAACAAAAGACTTACATGTTTATCTCAGGCCAGGCCATTAATTGATGAATTAAAATTATTGTGGCATACTGGAGTGGAAACATATGACATGTTCTCACGTACAAATTTTATGATGAAGGCGGCACTTTTGTGGATAATTAGTGACTTTCCTGCACTTGCCATGCTTAGCGGGTGGTCCACTAAAGGTAAGTTGGCATGTCCAGTTTGCATGGGAGAGGTCAAAGGTAAGCAACTCAAACATGGTGGTAAAATAACATGTTATGGAACTGCTCGGTATTTTTTGGAGCCAGATGATCCTCTCAGAAGGAGTACGAGATTTGGAAGAGTTGAGACACGATCAGTTTGTGCTCGACATTCAGGGTCACGTGCAAAGGTCATGTGTGAGAAAATACAGTTTCCCCCACCGGGAAAGTCATCGAAGAAAAAACCAAAAGATTATGGTGTGACACATAATTGGACTCACAGTTCTCCATTTTTTGAGCTTCCATATTGGGAGACACTCAGCCTTCGTCATAGCATTGCCATTATGCACACCGAAAAGAATGTATTTGACAATATTTTCTACACAATTCTTGATGATTCGAAGAAGTCTAAAGATAAAACCAAATCAAGAAAGGATTGTCAAGAGTTAGGTGTACACCGTGAGTTGTGGATTCAAGATAATGGTATAAAACCATATGCAGCATATGTACTTTCGAGTGAACAAGTTCAAAAGTTGTATAAGTGGATAGTCTCATTGAAACTCCCAGACGGGTATGCCTCAAACATATCTAGGTGTGTAAATTGGAAGAAAAATTGCATTCGTCGGATGAAATCACACGATTGTCACGTCTTCATGCAAAAAATGTTGCCTATCGTTTGTCGTGATCTACTTCCGAAACATGTGTCTGATCCTATCATTGAATTGTGCAACTTCTTTCAAGATTTATGCTCGTCTAGTCTCAAATACACAGATTTAGAGAAAATGGAGAGAGATATAGTGACAATAATGTCTAAGCTTGAAACTGTCTTTACTCCTAGTCTTTTTGATCCCATGGAGCATTTGCCACTGCATTTAGCAACTGAGTGTAAGTTGGGTGGCCCGGCCAATGGGCGTTGGATGTATTTTATTGAAAGATACTTGCACAACTTGAAATTGAAGGTTGGAAATAAAGCTCGAGCGGAGGGTTCAATGGCACAACGCTACATTGAGGAAGAATGTGTACACTTTTGTACGTTATATTTTGATTCCAAGAATGGATTGATGCATAATCAATTACGTCGAAATGAGGCCCCTCAAATGTTTCATAATGCCAATTTGTTAGAAGTTTACACATATCCGACACATCCTAGTCTACGAACTAGAGATAGAATCTTGAGTTGTGATGAATATGAACTCGTGGCATACTATGTTCTTATTAATTCGCCGGAGGTTGGAAAGTACTTGAGGTAAGTTATTTTTAAATAACTTCTTTTTTAAAATTACTTTAGTTCAAAATGTGatgtttttattatttaactTGATTATGTAGGGGTTTTCAAAAGTTGGTACAACGACAATACCCACATTTGAATGATGCGGAAAAGGAACAATTTCAAAAAGAACAATTTAAAGATTGGCTCGAAAGAAGGGTATGCATTATAATTTATACACAGACACATACACAAATTTTCCTCATATTATATTTCTCACATATGTTATTAGGTACAAGATGACGAAGAGCTCAACAAGAAATTTATAGACCTAATAAGAGGTCCGTTGTATAAAGTGGAGTCTTATAAAGCATGCAAGTGCAATGGTTACAAATTTGATTGTGTAAATGCTAATGAGATCACTTCACC is a window from the Apium graveolens cultivar Ventura chromosome 1, ASM990537v1, whole genome shotgun sequence genome containing:
- the LOC141718043 gene encoding uncharacterized protein LOC141718043, translated to MPDGIFYNVVRDIMKDAATNPSVYHQEPTYERVNFIAQAALDMHNNTAGGIAAFLDALLGEMESDHSWIGRSRFNEVKYITEEYKVGLDNFIKFAIEHLEEEDNGLIRCPCKDCRNIYYKQPSTVKIHLYRHGIMQWYIRWDCHGEKEMSWNEAGTSYINTGCKDDDMHDAHDDAFEDCEDFEEEPNEIAKQFYKMVNTTSEPIYPDNANLTTLEFVMKLLHWKNKHNCSNNGFDDLLRLIGSVLPDDHKLPAVRKMIKGLNMEYEKIDACENDCMLFYKEHSKKTKCDIYKEDRYKVQKDHKKQKIPRKILRYFPITMRLQHLFMAEKTTKCMRWYHDRIAVEGELSHPADGDEWKQFDRRFQRFSKEIWNVRLGLSTDGFDPFRDKHAREYTVWPVVVIVYNLPPSMCTKAPYMFMPLLIPGPTDPTKDLHAALLWIISDFPALAMLSGWSTKGKLACPVCMGEVKGKQLKHGGKITCYGTARYFLEPDDPLRRSTRFGRVETRSVCARHSGSRAKVMCEKIQFPPPGKSSKKKPKDYGVTHNWTHSSPFFELPYWETLSLRHSIAIMHTEKNVFDNIFYTILDDSKKSKDKTKSRKDCQELGVHRELWIQDNGIKPYAAYTGMPQTYLGV